The genomic DNA GCGCGCCGGTTGTGCAGGAAGTTCTCCCACCAGTGCCCCACGATGTACTGCGGCAGGTAGACCGTGACGACAGAGGAGCCGTGCTTCTCGCGGTACTGCCGGATGAACTGGGTCACGGGCTGTGCGAACGAGCGGTACGGCGACTCGACGATCACGAGCGGCACCGGCACGAGGTGGTCGGTCCACTCCTGCTGCAGGCGCGCGGCGTCGTCCTGCGACACGGCCACGTGCACGGCGAGGGTCTTGTCGTGCTTGGCGGCGATCGCGTAGTCGATGGCCTTCATCACCGGCTTCTGCAGATGGTTCACGAGGACGATCGCGACGTCGCCGGAGGCGCCGAAGCGGGTGGTGTCGTCGATGGCGATCTCGTGCTCGACGTCCCGGTAGTACCGCTTGACGCCGATCATGAGGAACGCGAGCACCGGGATGGCGAAGAACACGAGGTAGGCGCCGTGCGTGAACTTCGTGATCGTCACGATGACCAGTACGAGCACCGTGAGCGTCGCCCCGGCGGAGTTGATGAGCAGCCCCACGCGTGCGGAACGCCGGTCCGCGGCGCCGTCTCCGTTCGGCGGGACGGGTGCCCGGAGCAGCCGTCGCCAGTGCCGCACCATGCCGATCTGGCCCAGGGAGAACGAGACGAAGACGCCGATGATGTAGAGCTGGATCAGCGTCGTCAACCGGGCCTGGAACACCACGAGCACGGCGATCGCGGCGATCCCGAGGAGGATCATGCCGTTGGAGAACACGAGCCGGTCGCCGCGGGTGTTCAGCGACTTCGGGGCGTAGCCGTCGCGGGCGAGCACGGCCCCGAGCAGGGGGAAGCCGTTGAAGGCGGTGTTCGCCGCGAGGAGCAGCACGCAGGCCGTGGCCGCCTGCACGATGAAGAACGGGATGCTGCCGCCGCCGAACGTCGCCGCGGCGATCTGCGCCATGAGGCTCGGCTGCGGGGTCGTGCAGTCGAACCCGATGAGGTCGCAGGGGTTCTCGGCGTAGTGCACGCCGGCGATGAGGGCGAGGGCGGTGAGTCCGGAGAACAGGCAGATCGCGATGGTCCCCATGAGCACGAGGGTCGACTGGGCGTTGCGCACCTTCGGGGCCCGGAACGCGGGCACGCCGTTCGACACGGCCTCGACCCCGGTCAGCGCGGAGCAGCCGCTGGAGAACGCCCGGAGGATGAGCAGCAGCACGGCCGCCTGGCTGAGGCTCTCGGCCTGCACGGCGAACTCCGCGCTGGACGCGATCGGGGCGTCGCCGAGTGCCGTCCGGACGAGCCCGGTGACGATCATGATGCCGACCGAGCCGATGAACACGTACGTGGGGATCGCGAACACCAGGGACGCCTCCCGCACCCCGCGGAGGTTCACGATGATGATGAGCACGACGAAGCCGACCGCGAGCTCCACGCGGAGCGGGTCGAGCGCCGGCACCGCCGAGATGATGTTGTCCACCCCGGACGCGACCGACACGGCCACCGTGAGCACGTAGTCGACGAGGAGGGCCGCGGCCACGATCACCCCGGGGATCTCGCCGAGGTTCTTCGACGCGACCTCGTAGTCGCCGCCGCCGGAGGGGTACGCCTTGATGAGCTGCCGGTAGCTGAGCACCACCACGAGCAGCAGCACGACGACGGCCGCGGCGACGAGCGGGGTGAACGACAGGAACGTGAGGCCGCCGATGAGTAGGATCATCACGAGCTCCTGCGGGGCGTAGGCCACCGAGCTCAGCGCGTCCGAGGCGAAGATCGGCAGCGCCATGCGCTTGGGGAGGAGCTGCTCGTCGACCTGGGCGCTCGTCAGCGGGTCGCCGAGCAAGATGCGCTTGGCGCGCGGCGGCGCGTCCGGGGTCGGCCTCGTTTGTTCTGACACGTCCGGCGACACTACGCCGACCGGGGACGCCCTCACGCGATCCTCACGGAATCCCTACGGCCCGGTGGCGCTCCCTCACGGAATCCTCACGGCCTGCCGGTATCCTTGCGTCAGTGGGGGATCAGGTCGTTCTGGGGGTCATCGCCGTGGCGATCGGCCTGGCCGCGGGCGTCGTCCTCTTCGTGCCCTTCGTCGCGATCAGCTACCGCCGCCGCGGACGCCTCTCGCTCGGCCGCACGCTGCTCTGGCTCGCGGCGCTCGTCTACTTCTGGGCCATCTGGACGTACACGCTGCTGCCGCTGCCCGATCCGGACGCCATCCGCTGCGTGGGGGCGATCACCGACCCGATGTCCGTCGTGCGCGACGTGCAGAAGGCGTTCGCTGCGCCGGGCAACCCGCTGCGCCAGCCCGCCCTGCTCCAGCTCGTGTTCAACGTGCTGCTGTTCGTCCCGCTCGGGGCGTTCCTCCGCGTGCTGGGCGGCCGCGGCCTCCCGACCGCGCTCCTCGCCGGCTTCGGGCTCTCGCTGCTCGTGGAGACCACGCAGCTCACCGGCGTCTGGGGTCTGTACCCGTGCGCCTACCGCTTCTTCGACGCCGGCGACCTGATGACGAACACGACCGGAGCCGTGCTCGGCTCGGTGCTCGCTCTCGTGGTGCCCCGGTCGCTGCGCGGCCTGCAGGCGCGGGCGGATGCCGACGAGCCGCGCCCGGTCACCCGGGGTCGCCGCGCGCTGGCGATGCTGTGCGACGGACTCGCGAACGGGTTCGTCGTGCTCGCCGGGGGCGTCGCGGTGCAGCTCTGGCTCGAGTACGTCGTGCAGGACCGTCAGGCCGTTCTCGACGGCACCCTCGCCGGCACGGTGAGCACGGCGGTCGCCTGTGCGCTGTGGCTCGTGGTCATCCTCGTCACCGGCCGCTCGGTGGGAGACCTCGCCGTGCAGCTGCGCTACACCGGGTCGCCCCTGCCGGCCGCGCTCGCCCGGATGCTGCGCTGGGCGGGCGGCATCGGCGGACTCACGGCTCTCGGGATGCTCGGCGGGGTGTTCGACGCGCTCTCCTCGGTGCTGATCCTCGTCGCGATCGTGCTGCTGTTCACCACCCGTCAGGGGCGCGGCCTCCCCGGTCTGCTCTCCGGCCAGCACCTCGAGGACGCCCGCGTCGCGCTCTCGAATCCACAGGGGTTTCCGATCACGGATCGATAACGTCGTCCTCATGAGCGTGATCCCCGTCGACGAGCACCTGATCTCCGAGGCGAAGGAGCTCCGCGACCAGCTGCAGCGCTTCCTCCGCGAGTACGAGTTCGGGATGCGCGAGGTGGAGACGAAGATCTCGATCCTCCGCGACGAGTTCACCCACGACCACGCGTACAACCCCATCGAGCACGTGAAGAGCCGGCTGAAGTCGCCGGACAGCATCGTCGAGAAGATCGCCAGGAAGGGCATCGACGACCCCGACTTCGACCGCATCCGTGCCGAGATCACCGACATCGCCGGAGTGCGGGTGACGTGCAGCTTCGTCGCGGACGTCTACCGGCTGTTCGATCTGCTGACCGCGCAGGACGACGTGACCGTCCGCACGGTGAAGGACTACATCGCGAACCCGAAGCCGAACGGGTACAAGAGCCTGCACGCCATCATCGAGGTCCCCGTCTTCCTCTCGACGGGCGCGCTGTCCGTGCCGGTCGAGGTGCAGTTCCGCACCATCGCGATGGACTTCTGGGCGAGCCTGGAGCACAAGATCTACTACAAGTTCTCCAACCAGGTGCCCGCGCACCTCGTCGACAGTCTCAGCGACGCCGCCGACGCCGCCGCCGAACTCGACACCCGCATGGAGCGGCTGCACCGCGAGGCCCATGGCGTGCCGCAGCGGCAGCTCGCGCCGCCCCCTCCGCCCGCGCCGGGGATCGTCGAGGTCTGAGCGGCCCGACCCGCGTCAGGCCAGGAACTCGCGGGCGGCGGCGGACATCGCCGTGACCCCGACCTCGATCGTCGGATGGATCTCCGGCGCGAAGAACGGCGAGTGGTTCGTGGGGATGTCCTTCTCCACGGTGCCCGCGGCGACGGCCTCGGCGAACCGGGCGGGGTCGACGCCGCCCCAGAACCAGAACACGAGCGGCACCTCGGCGTCGCGGGCGAACCAGGAGACGTCCTCGCTGCCGGTGAACATGCCGGGGTCGACGACGGCCGACTCCCCGAGTGCCCGACGCAGCGCCGCCGAGACCCGCGCCGTGGCCTCCTCGTCGTTGATCGTGGCGGGGAGCGTGTGCTGCGTGTGGATCTCGGGTTCGCGCTCCGCGCCGGAGGCCATCGCCTCGGCGCGCACGATCCGCTCGACACTCGTCAGCACCTTCTCCCGCACGTTCTCGTTCGGGTAGCGGAGGCTGAGTTCCAGCTTCGCCTCGGCCGGGATGATGTTGTTCTTGAGTCCGGCGTGGATCGAGCCGACCGTCACCACGGCCACGCCCTGCGGATCGATCTCGCGCGAGGCGATCGTCTGCAGGCGCATCACGGTCGCGGCCGCCATCACGACCGGATCGATCGTGGCGTGCGGGCGGGAGCCGTGGCCGCCGCGGCCGTGCAGGGTGACCGTGAGGCCGTCCGACGCGGCCATCTGGGTGCCGCTGCGCACGCCGATGATCCCGGCGGGGAGCGGGGTGACGTGCTGACCGAGCACCACGTCGGGCTTCGGGTAGCGGGCGAGCAGGCCGTCGTCGAGCATCGCCCTGGCGCCGGCGCCGTACTCCTCGGCGGGCTGGATGAGCACGACGAGGGTGCCCGACCACTCCGCGCGCGTGGCCACGAGCTTCTCGACCGCGCCGATCATCGCGGTGACGTGCATGTCGTGGCCGCACGCGTGCATCACCGGCACGGTGGTGCCGGCCGGGTCGAGACCCTTCGCGGTGCTCGCGTACGCCAGTCCCGTCTGCTCCTCGACCGGCAGCGCGTCCATGTCGGCGCGCACCCACACGACCGGACCCTCGCCGTTGCGGAGCACTCCGACCACGCCGGTCACCCCGACGCCTTCTTCGACCTCGAGGCCCAGGTCGCGCAGATGCTGGGCGGCGATGCCGGCGGTGCGCGTCTCCTGGAACGAGAGCTCGGGGTGCTGATGCAGGTCGATGTAGAGCGCTTCGAGGTCGATCGTCATGGCCAGAGCCTAGCCGGGTGTGCGCCGAGACCCCGGCGTTCCGTCGAGACCCCGGCTTCGCCGCGCCGAGAGCGCGGGGTCTCGACGGGAATGCGGGGTCTCGGCAGGGTCAGTGCACGTAGGTCGGCAGTTCGGGTCCGGGACGCAGCACGGCGTTCACGATCGCCTGGATCGCGAACTCGCTCGTCTCGCCGAGTCCGATCACCTCGGGGTGCAGGAGCCACTGGAGCTGCAGGCCGTCCATCACGGCGAGGATGGCGGCCGACGCGGCGGCGATGGTCGCGGGTTCGGTCACACCCTCCTGCGCGCAGAGCTCGCCGAACGCCGCCGTCACCTCTCGGCGCAGGGTCGTGTAGCGCTCCTCGAAGTACTCGCGACCGGGGTGGTCGTCGGTCACCGACTCGGAGGACAGGACCGTGTAGGCCTGCACGATGCCCGGCCGCTTCTCGTTGGCGAACGCCGTGCGGACGAGGTGGAGGAACAGCTCCGGTCCGTCGGGGATGTGCTTCTCGGCGAGGTCGGCCACGTCGGCCTGGTCGCGGTAGGCGAGCACCTCGAGGAGGAGCTTCTGCTTCGAGCCGAAGTGATGCAGCACGCCGGCATGCGTGATGCCGACCTGCTCGGCGACGTCGGCGAGCGTGCCGTTCGTGGAGCCCTTGTTGCCGAAGATCTCCACGGCCGCCTTGAGGATCTGCTCGCGCTTCTCCCGCGTGGCCGGGCGCACCCGGACAGCGTGCACGTCGTCCGTCATGAACCCACCTCCCCTCGTCCCGCTCTGCTTGCCAACCAACTTACTCCTCGGTAACCTCTCCACAGCTTACTTTCTCGACAGTAAGCAAAGCGGCGGTCGGAGGCGATCCGTCGGCCGCCACGCCGCACAAGGACCCGTGCCCAAGGAGAAGCAATGAAGCTCACGAAAACCCTGATCGCCGCCAGCGCGGTCGCCGTCCTGGGCGTCTCGGCGCTCGCCGGATGCTCGGCGGGCGGTGGTTCCGGCGATGACGCCGGTTCCGCCTCCCTCACGATCGCGAAGCCCGACGGCGCGATCACCACCGAGTCGAACAACCCGTTCGTCGGCGACTCCGCCGCGTCGAAGTACGGCTATGCCAAGGTCGTGTTCGAGACCCTCGCGCTGGTGAACCAGACCGGCGACCGCGGTGTCACGCCGTGGCTCGCCGAGAGCCTCGAGTGGAACGACGACTACACGCAGCTCACGGTCGTCCCGCGCGCGGACGTCACCTGGAGCGACGGCGAGCCGTTCACGGCCGAGGACATCGTCTTCTCCTTCGAGACCGCCTCGATCCCCGCCCTCGACACCGCCGGCCTCAAGTTCGAGGGCGCCGAGGTCGACGGTGACACGGTCGTGCTGAGCTTCGGCGACTCCAAGTACGTCAACCAGGCCCGCGTGCTGCACGTGCCCATCGTCCCCAAGCACATCTGGGAGAACTTCGACGACCCGGCCACCGACCCCGTCACGGGCGACGACCTCGTCGGCACCGGCCCCTACGCGATGGCGAACTGGTCGACCGAGTCGGTCACGCTCGACGCGCGCGACGACTACTGGGGCGGCGAGCTCGCCGTGCCGGAGCTGCACTACGTCTCGTACGGCGACAACACCGCCCTCACCACGGCCCTCGCGAACGGCGACGCCGACTGGGCGCAGGCGTTCATCCCGCAGATCGAGGAGCAGTTCCTCTCGGCCGACCCCGAGCACAACAAGTTCCTCGCCTCCCCGACCACCGGCTCGGCCACGCTGTTCATGAACCTGCAGCAGAAGCCGTTCGACGACCCCGCCTTCCGTCAGGCGCTCGCCTGGGTGATCGACCGCGACGCCTACGTCGACATCGCACGCGAGGGCGCCAGCGAGGCCGTCTGGTCGGTCACGGGCCTGTCGTCGATCCTCGAGGACGAGATCCAGCCCGAGTTCCAGGGCGTCGACTACAAGGTCGATGCTGAGAAGGCGCGTGACCTGCTGGAGACCGCCGGGTACACCTGGAAGGACGACGCCCTGATCGACCCCGACGGCACGCCCGTCTCGTTCACGCTCTCCGTCCCGTCCGGCTGGAGCGACTGGAACACGGCGCAGGAGCTCATCGCCGAGGACGTGAAGGACAGCATCGGCGCCGAGGTCAAGATCGACATGCCCGACTGGGGCGGCTGGGCCGACCCCCGCGACAACGGCACGTTCTCCGCGATCATCCACTGGCTGGAGGACAGCGGCACGGCGTACGGCCTGTACACGTCGACCATGGACCCGCGCTGGATCTCGCCCGAGGGCAAGGCCGGCTTCAACTTCGGCCGCTTCGACGACCCGGAGGCGACCGCCGCACTGAACACCTACGCCAACGCCTCGTCCGACGAGGAGCGCACCGCCGCGATCGACACGCTGCAGACGATCTTCTCGGAGCAGGTGCCGGCCATCCCGCTGGGCGCCCACCCGCTGCTCGGCGAGTTCAACACGCGCAACTACGTCGGCTGGCCGTCGGAGACCGACACGTACGCGTCCGCCGACCCGACGCAGCCGAACATCGTGCAGATCCTCACGAAGCTGAAGCCCGCCGAGTAGGACTTCGACAGGCTCAGCCACCCACGGCGGGGCTTCGACAGGCTCAGCCACCCATCTGGGTCCCTGAGCCTGTCGAAGGGCCCGCCCCCCACGAAGGACACCCCCATGCCAGACCCCCTGCTCACCGTGCGCGACTTCTCCGTCGTGTACGACGTCGATCCCCCTGTCGAGGCGGTGAAGAACGTGACCCTCGAACTGCAGCGCGGCGAGATCCTCGGCCTCGCCGGGGAGAGCGGATGCGGCAAGACCACGCTCGCCTACGGGGTGCAGCGCCTGCTGCGTGCTCCGGCCGTCATCACCGGCGGCAGCGTGACCTTCCACGACGCGACCGGCATCGACATCGACATCAACGCGCTGGACGTCGACGCGATGCAGCGATTCCGCTGGGACAAGGTGTCGATGGTGTTCCAGGGCGCGATGAACGCCCTCAACCCCGTGGCCACGATCGGCTCCCAGTTGGAGGACGTGTTCGAGATCCACCGCCCCGACATGAACCGCAGGCAGCGGCGTGCCGAGGCCGAGGAGCTGCTCGAGATCGTCAAGGTCGGCCGTCAGCGCGTGCGCTCCTTCCCGCACGAGCTCTCCGGCGGCATGCGCCAGCGCGTCATGATCGCCATGGCCCTGGCGCTGCGTCCCCAGCTGATGGTCATGGACGAGCCGACGACCGCGCTCGACGTGCTGGTGCAACGGGAGATCCTCAAGCAGATCTCGCAGCTGCGGCACGAGTTCGGCTTCTCGGTGATCTTCATCACCCACGACCTCCCGCTCCTGCTGGAGATCAGCGACCGGATCGCGATCATGCGCGAAGGAGAGATCATCGAGCTCGACACGGCGGAGCGCATCTGGACGCAGCCGGAGCACGAGTACACGAAGACGCTGCTGTCGTCGTTCCCCCGGCTCACCGGGGAGAGAGGGGTGCTGGTGCGATGACCACCCTCGAATTCCGCCATGTCACGAAGGCGTACAACGTCCGAGGCGCAGGGCAGATCAAAGCCCTCGACGACGTGAGCTTCACCCTGACGTCGGGCCAGACGATCGGCCTGGTCGGCCAGTCCGGCAGCGGCAAGTCCACGATCGCGAAGATCCTCACCCAGCTCGAGACCCCGAACAGCGGCGAGGTGCTGCTCGACGGCACGCCGATCCCGCGCCGCGGCAAGGGCCTGCGAAGGTATCGCCAGCAGCTGCGGATGGTGTTCCAGGACCCGTTCGCCTCGCTCAACCCGTACCACTCCATCCGCTACCACCTGGAGCGTCCGCTCCGCCTCGACGACGTGGTGCCGAAGAAGGAGACCGAGAACGAGGTGCGTCGGCTCCTCGACCGGGTGCGCCTCGATGCGGACGCGGTGATCGACCGCCGCCCCCACGAGCTGTCGGGCGGCCAGCGGCAGCGCGTGGCCATCGCGCGCGCCCTGGCCTCGCGTCCCTCGCTCCTCGTCGCCGACGAGCCGGTGTCGATGCTCGACGTCTCCATCCGGCTCGGCGTGCTGAACCTGCTCGCCGACCTGCAGCGCGAAGAGGGACTCGGTGTGCTCTACATCACGCACGACCTGGCGACCGCCCGGCACTTCAGCGACGAGATCATGGTCCTCAACCAGGGGCGCGTGGTCGAGTACGGCACCGCCGACGACGTGATCCTCAACCCGCAGGATCCGTACACCCGCGAGCTGCGCGCGGCCTCTCCTGATCCGGAGAAGCACTTCGCTGCGGCGGCATCGAACGGAGGCGCGCTGTGAGCTCCGCTCTCCCCCAGCTCGACGACAACGACCTCGTCGCCCGCGATGCCCTGGAGGTCGGCACCACGGCGACCACGGCGGAGCGCACCAGGCGGCCGGTGCCGTGGCGCTTCTTCGCCGGTCGCGCGGCGTTCTATCTGTTCACGCTGTGGGCGGCGATCACGATCAACTTCTTCCTGCCCCGCCTCATGAAGGGCGACGCGGTCAGCTCGTACCTCGCGCGCAACCGCACCGTGAGCCCCGAGGCGGCAGAGGCCCTGCGCGTGCTCCTCGGCATCGACACCGACAAGTCCATCTGGCAGCAGTACATCGAGTACTGGGGGATGCTGCTGCGCGGCGACCTCGGCATCTCGACCCTGCACGGTCTGCGGCCGGTCGCCGAGGTGCTCGCCGCCGCCCTGCCCTGGACGCTCGGGCTGGTCGGCATCGCGACCATCATCTCGTTCGCGATCGGCACGCTGCTCGGAGCCGTCGTCGGGTGGAAGCGCGGCAGCAAGCTCGACGCGATCATCCCGGTGACGACGTTCTTCAACACGATCCCGTACTTCTGGCTGGGACTCATCGCCATCGCGATCTTCTCCTCGACCCTGAAGTGGTTCCCCTCATCGCACGCCTACGACAAGGGGCAGTCGCCGGAATGGAGCCTCGACTTCATCGGCCAGGTCATCATGCACGGCACGCTCCCGGCGCTGACCATCGTGGTCGCCTCGCTCGGCGGGTGGGTGCTCGGCATGCGCAACATGATGCTGACGGTGCTCGACGACGACTACATCACGGTCGCGCAGGCGAAGGGCATGCCCAACAAGCGGGTGCTCTGGGGCTACGCCGCCCGCAACGCGGTGCTGCCGCAGATCCAGAGCTTCGCGCTGTCGATCGGCTTCATCGTCGGCGGCACGATCGTCATGGAAATGGTGTTCAGCTATCCGGGTGTCGGCAAGCTGCTGCTCGACGCGACCAACGCCAAGGACTTCGCCCTCATGCAGGGCGTGTTCCTCGTGATCACGCTGTCGGTGCTCGTGGCCAACATCCTCGCCGATGTCGTCTACGCCTACCTCGACCCGCGCACGCGCCAGATGGAGTCCTGACATGACTGTTCCCACCACCGCAGCGAACACAGCGCCGGACGGATCGGCCGTCGTCTCCGGCATGCCCGAGACCGCCACGTTGCGCACCCCGCCGACCGGGACGCCGCCCCGCAAGACCTTCTGGTCGCAGCTCGCGCAGGCGTTCGCGATGTTCCGCAACCCCAAGTCGATCGCCGGCCTCCTCATCCTCGGGGCGTTCGTGCTCATCGCGATCTTCGCCCCGTGGATCGCCCCGTACGGACCGACCCAGAAGGACCGCACGGCGCTGCGTCAGCCGCCATCCTGGGAGCACTGGCTGGGCACGACGCACATGGGTGAGGACGTGCTGAGCCAGATCATCTACGGCACCCGCGGGGTGATCGTCGTCGGCTTCCTCGCGGCGTTCATCGCCACGATCATCGCGATCACGATCGGTGTGATCGCCGGCTACGTGCGCGGCTGGAAGAGCGAATCGCTGTCGGCGCTGACCAACGTGTTCCTGGTGATCCCCGGCATCCCGCTGATCATCATCATCATCGCCTCGCAGTTCGAGAACCCGCCGCTGATCGTGATCGCCGCGGTGCTCGGGATCACCGAGTGGGCGTGGGGCGCCCGGGTGCTGCGCGCGCAGACCATGTCGTTGCGCAACCGCGACTTCATCCAGGCCGCCCGCGCGAACGGCGAGCCGCTGCGCCGCATCATCACGGTCGAGATGCTCCCGAACCTCATGGCGCTCATCGCCTCGAGCTTCGTCGGCACCGTAACGGCAGCCATCCTCGGTCTCACGACCCTGGCCTTCATCGGCGTGATCCCGGTCAGCAACCTCAACTGGGGGACCATCCTGTTCTGGGCGCAGCAGAACGGTGCCTTCCCGCGACTGTGGTGGTGGTACGTGCCGGCCGGGCTCTGCATCGCGATCATCGGCGTCGCGCTTTCGCTCATCAACTTCGGCATCGACGAGTACGTCAATCCGCGACTGCGGTCGGCCGGTGAGCGGGCCAGGGCGATGAAGAAGAAGGGGCTGAACGTGAACGACGCCGTCACGGCCGTCCGCAGCGTGCCCCTGCCGAAGAAGGCTCCCGATCCCGTATCGTCGGCGACTTCGCCGGGCGCTTCCGGCACCACCGACTCCGCGAACACCGCGACACCACACACGAACCAGAACACGAAGTGATGACCTCTCAGACTCTGACCACGCAACTCCCGTATCAGGACCCCGCCCTCTCGATCCCCGAACGCGTGGCCGACCTCCTCAGCCGCATGACGGTGGAGGAGAAGGTCGGGCAGATGCTCCAGCTCGACGCCCGCGACGACATCGACGACCACGTGCTCCGGCGGCACGCGGGATCGATCCTGCACGCCTCGGACGAGCGTCTGCGGCGGGCTGCCGCCCTGGTCGCGCAGACCCGGCTCGGCATCCCGTTGCTCGTGGGCGAGGACTGCATCCACGGCCACTCGTTCTGGCCCGGAGGCACGATCTACCCCACGCAGCTCGGCATGGCAGCCTCCTGGGATCCGGCACTCGTCGAGCGCGTGGCGCGGGCGACGGCAGAGGAGGTCGCCGTGACCGGCATCCACTGGACGTTCTCGCCCGTGCTGTGCATCGCCCGCGACCTGCGCTGGGGGCGGGTGGGGGAGACGTTCGGGGAGGACCCGTTCCTCATCGGGGAGCTCGCTTCGGCCATGGTGCGCGGCTATCAGGGTGACGGGCTCGACGACCCCACGGCCATCCTCGCGACGGCCAAGCACTTCGCCGGCTACTCCGAGACGCAGGGCGGACGCGACGCCAGCGAGGCGGACATCTCCCCGCGCAAGCTGCGCTCCTGGTTCCTGCCGCCGTTCGAGCGGGTCGCCCGCGAGGGCTGCCGGACGTTCATGCTCGGCTACCAGACGACCGACGGGGTGCCGATCACGCTCAACGAGTGGCTGCTCAGCGACGTGCTCCGCGGCGAGTGGGGTTACACCGGCACCCTCATCACCGACTGGGACAACGTGGGTCGGATGGTGTGGGAGCAGCGGGTGCAGCCCGACCTCACCCAGGCCGCGGCCGCGGCCGTGCGCGCCGGGAACGACATGGTGATGACCACCCCCGGGTTCTTCGAGGGGGCGCTGGA from Microbacterium paraoxydans includes the following:
- a CDS encoding APC family permease, translating into MALPIFASDALSSVAYAPQELVMILLIGGLTFLSFTPLVAAAVVVLLLVVVLSYRQLIKAYPSGGGDYEVASKNLGEIPGVIVAAALLVDYVLTVAVSVASGVDNIISAVPALDPLRVELAVGFVVLIIIVNLRGVREASLVFAIPTYVFIGSVGIMIVTGLVRTALGDAPIASSAEFAVQAESLSQAAVLLLILRAFSSGCSALTGVEAVSNGVPAFRAPKVRNAQSTLVLMGTIAICLFSGLTALALIAGVHYAENPCDLIGFDCTTPQPSLMAQIAAATFGGGSIPFFIVQAATACVLLLAANTAFNGFPLLGAVLARDGYAPKSLNTRGDRLVFSNGMILLGIAAIAVLVVFQARLTTLIQLYIIGVFVSFSLGQIGMVRHWRRLLRAPVPPNGDGAADRRSARVGLLINSAGATLTVLVLVIVTITKFTHGAYLVFFAIPVLAFLMIGVKRYYRDVEHEIAIDDTTRFGASGDVAIVLVNHLQKPVMKAIDYAIAAKHDKTLAVHVAVSQDDAARLQQEWTDHLVPVPLVIVESPYRSFAQPVTQFIRQYREKHGSSVVTVYLPQYIVGHWWENFLHNRRARRLANQLMLVHGVSITLVPWLLDSSELIYGRRSRPLPGQERAGRPVVVAGRRAHRPAGPPSES
- a CDS encoding VanZ family protein, with amino-acid sequence MGDQVVLGVIAVAIGLAAGVVLFVPFVAISYRRRGRLSLGRTLLWLAALVYFWAIWTYTLLPLPDPDAIRCVGAITDPMSVVRDVQKAFAAPGNPLRQPALLQLVFNVLLFVPLGAFLRVLGGRGLPTALLAGFGLSLLVETTQLTGVWGLYPCAYRFFDAGDLMTNTTGAVLGSVLALVVPRSLRGLQARADADEPRPVTRGRRALAMLCDGLANGFVVLAGGVAVQLWLEYVVQDRQAVLDGTLAGTVSTAVACALWLVVILVTGRSVGDLAVQLRYTGSPLPAALARMLRWAGGIGGLTALGMLGGVFDALSSVLILVAIVLLFTTRQGRGLPGLLSGQHLEDARVALSNPQGFPITDR
- a CDS encoding GTP pyrophosphokinase, with protein sequence MSVIPVDEHLISEAKELRDQLQRFLREYEFGMREVETKISILRDEFTHDHAYNPIEHVKSRLKSPDSIVEKIARKGIDDPDFDRIRAEITDIAGVRVTCSFVADVYRLFDLLTAQDDVTVRTVKDYIANPKPNGYKSLHAIIEVPVFLSTGALSVPVEVQFRTIAMDFWASLEHKIYYKFSNQVPAHLVDSLSDAADAAAELDTRMERLHREAHGVPQRQLAPPPPPAPGIVEV
- a CDS encoding amidohydrolase: MTIDLEALYIDLHQHPELSFQETRTAGIAAQHLRDLGLEVEEGVGVTGVVGVLRNGEGPVVWVRADMDALPVEEQTGLAYASTAKGLDPAGTTVPVMHACGHDMHVTAMIGAVEKLVATRAEWSGTLVVLIQPAEEYGAGARAMLDDGLLARYPKPDVVLGQHVTPLPAGIIGVRSGTQMAASDGLTVTLHGRGGHGSRPHATIDPVVMAAATVMRLQTIASREIDPQGVAVVTVGSIHAGLKNNIIPAEAKLELSLRYPNENVREKVLTSVERIVRAEAMASGAEREPEIHTQHTLPATINDEEATARVSAALRRALGESAVVDPGMFTGSEDVSWFARDAEVPLVFWFWGGVDPARFAEAVAAGTVEKDIPTNHSPFFAPEIHPTIEVGVTAMSAAAREFLA
- a CDS encoding TetR/AcrR family transcriptional regulator; the encoded protein is MTDDVHAVRVRPATREKREQILKAAVEIFGNKGSTNGTLADVAEQVGITHAGVLHHFGSKQKLLLEVLAYRDQADVADLAEKHIPDGPELFLHLVRTAFANEKRPGIVQAYTVLSSESVTDDHPGREYFEERYTTLRREVTAAFGELCAQEGVTEPATIAAASAAILAVMDGLQLQWLLHPEVIGLGETSEFAIQAIVNAVLRPGPELPTYVH
- a CDS encoding ABC transporter substrate-binding protein gives rise to the protein MKLTKTLIAASAVAVLGVSALAGCSAGGGSGDDAGSASLTIAKPDGAITTESNNPFVGDSAASKYGYAKVVFETLALVNQTGDRGVTPWLAESLEWNDDYTQLTVVPRADVTWSDGEPFTAEDIVFSFETASIPALDTAGLKFEGAEVDGDTVVLSFGDSKYVNQARVLHVPIVPKHIWENFDDPATDPVTGDDLVGTGPYAMANWSTESVTLDARDDYWGGELAVPELHYVSYGDNTALTTALANGDADWAQAFIPQIEEQFLSADPEHNKFLASPTTGSATLFMNLQQKPFDDPAFRQALAWVIDRDAYVDIAREGASEAVWSVTGLSSILEDEIQPEFQGVDYKVDAEKARDLLETAGYTWKDDALIDPDGTPVSFTLSVPSGWSDWNTAQELIAEDVKDSIGAEVKIDMPDWGGWADPRDNGTFSAIIHWLEDSGTAYGLYTSTMDPRWISPEGKAGFNFGRFDDPEATAALNTYANASSDEERTAAIDTLQTIFSEQVPAIPLGAHPLLGEFNTRNYVGWPSETDTYASADPTQPNIVQILTKLKPAE
- a CDS encoding ABC transporter ATP-binding protein, which codes for MPDPLLTVRDFSVVYDVDPPVEAVKNVTLELQRGEILGLAGESGCGKTTLAYGVQRLLRAPAVITGGSVTFHDATGIDIDINALDVDAMQRFRWDKVSMVFQGAMNALNPVATIGSQLEDVFEIHRPDMNRRQRRAEAEELLEIVKVGRQRVRSFPHELSGGMRQRVMIAMALALRPQLMVMDEPTTALDVLVQREILKQISQLRHEFGFSVIFITHDLPLLLEISDRIAIMREGEIIELDTAERIWTQPEHEYTKTLLSSFPRLTGERGVLVR
- a CDS encoding ABC transporter ATP-binding protein, with protein sequence MTTLEFRHVTKAYNVRGAGQIKALDDVSFTLTSGQTIGLVGQSGSGKSTIAKILTQLETPNSGEVLLDGTPIPRRGKGLRRYRQQLRMVFQDPFASLNPYHSIRYHLERPLRLDDVVPKKETENEVRRLLDRVRLDADAVIDRRPHELSGGQRQRVAIARALASRPSLLVADEPVSMLDVSIRLGVLNLLADLQREEGLGVLYITHDLATARHFSDEIMVLNQGRVVEYGTADDVILNPQDPYTRELRAASPDPEKHFAAAASNGGAL